In the Malaclemys terrapin pileata isolate rMalTer1 chromosome 3, rMalTer1.hap1, whole genome shotgun sequence genome, TCTTTTGCTGTGGGAAGAATACAGACCTCGATTAACCAGCATATAGAAAGGAGGCACCAAAATGCTGAGGTAGGAGTAGGTCCTGGGTTCCTCAAGCAAGCtgtgggaaaggaaaaggaatgaGTTACATTGCAATGTTAAGCCACCTCTTCTCAGCACACCCCAGTCATTCCTGTCTATAGCTGTAATGTACACCCACGAGACTTGTGCTTAGCTTCAGGAAATTCACTCTTCTGTCCAGTGCAGTCATCAAAGCACCATATGGAACAATGCAGCACAAATGCTGAGAGATGTTAAAATATTCTTTAGCTCTAttgatgaactgaaaaataagagAAGCAGTGCTACCATTAATGAGACAGTGAAGCAGGGAATATTGGCTTTGGGCACTGTGCGTGCTTGGTCACTGCACATGCCACCCGTACTTGAAACACTCATATCCTTGCGTCAGCAACATTACTGAGTTGAGCCCAAAACCTTTATTTACAAAATATTGCACAGACAGGAGAGATGCAATacagatttcatttattttaaaagatacatctTACCTTCTGCTGCACTCTTCAGCAAATGAGCACAGAGAAGTAGAAGGATGGCTTAGGGATAGAGCAcaagactaggactcaggagaccaggATTCAATTCTTGGCTCAACCACAGACTTAGGTAAGTCATTTATTCTAGCCTGTGTCCAGTGGTGGATTAATGCACAGGGCCTATGCCCAGGCGCCCCAGAACCTCAGTAGAAGTCTAGGGGGGAGGCACgatgccccatcccctccatggccccaccccctgctcctcctcttccccccgaggtcccgccccctggccaggctggaagctgaaaccaggCAGAGGTAAGAACTGCCCAAGGAACCtgggccgctgtggggagccctagaccctccacctgccctgggcgggggacTGGGAGTCACTGAGGGCAGCCACTGTCCCTTGTCCCTGCTCCCTGGGAATCCATGGGCAGCTCTAACCATGGCCCAGCTCCAAGTTCTGTATGGCCAGGGGTAGAGTtttgtggggaagaggaggagcataGGTGGGGCCAGTGAGAGGAGCCAGGCCTAGTCCCTACACCAGGAAGCGTCTGGTGCCACCAGCAGGGGCTGTGCTTCATGATGGGCGAGCTAATAAGGTGATCAGCtccccagccacaaggtgtgtTGGGAAGATAAATCTATGCATGCATTTGAGTGCCTCACAACCTGGAGATGATGACCATATATGTACTTAGATAGGCATAGGGAACTTCTTTGGTGCATAAACCACAAGACAGCTTCTCACCCTGGTTTTCAAGAGGATCCTAGGGGCTACTCAACATTACAAAGGCTCTGCCAGTATAGCTAAACTGACCAAGCcccctagtggagatgcagcttataccagcaaaagttgcCAGTATAGTtaaaccacctccctgagtgacataagttataccagcaAAGGACATTTTTGCTTGTATAAGCTGCTTCTACATGAAGGGAGTTTTCTAGTAGAGCTATGAGGGTGAGGTGCGTGATTTTTTTCATCGCTATGACAAATCTTTGTATGGTAGACCTGGCTTAGGAAGGGGGCCTGGCTCCTGTGCCAGTCTACGTGCCACATCCCCAAGGGAGCATGTTACCATCAAAGGGATGTTTCCAACAGTGCTAGCCTTTGACCAGGGCACTTGGGGCAATTACCCAGGGTGATGTACTGAAGGGTGTCCCCGGGGGGCGCATTTGATACCTCCTACGTGACCTGATCTGCTGACCAAGAGCCAGCTGGACTTAAGGAGGCAGTCAGCCAGCCAGGGAGAGAAATACACATCGCTGGAGAGGGCAGCCCCACGCTGCAGCTTGACTAGGCACTCAAGTAACTCCTCTGgtgggagcagcaggggtgggTGCCAGGGCTCCCTACTCTCCCAGGACAGAGGGCCCCCTGTGTTAGAAGCCATGGGGAGTGGGGATGTGCTGGAAGAGGCTCCTGATCTGATTTCTGGGATGGGAGGCTGCTTGAGGTtggtgcaggggaaggaggagggatgtgTGTGCCAGCAGCTTTTCTCTATGTGTTCCAGCTGGGGGCTTGGAGCAGCCTCCCTGCTATCTAGGTTGTGGTGGGGATGGGCCTGCTGCACTATTGTCCCCTAAGAGCCCCACTTGTCCAGGAAAGTGCTTGTTCTTTCCCCTGGCACTGCCGGCAGGAGCACACACTTAGCTTTGCACAGGTGAGCACCACGCtaaccaggggtgctggagccTGCTACcatccatcccatcccttccccacagagAGGTGACACatgggggggcatgcagggtcacacccctccccccaagcagtTTTCTGCTACCGTTTGCCTGCCGAGTCCTACACCTCCTGAGTCCTATgcttgctggagcccaggatagggttgccaactttctaatcgcacaaaaccgaacacccaaAGACcgcccccttccccgaggccctgccccttccatgtGGCCCCGCCACAGGAAGGGGGGTccaggctgcggggtggggctgagggatatggagtgtgggagggggctgtggattgaggtagggggttggggtgtgggaggggttgagggctctggctgggggtgctggttctggggtagggccagggatgagggatttggggtttaggagggggctctaggcttggggggggggctcagggatgtggcagggggttggggctcgggTTTGAGGCagggcttaccttgggtggctcccagtcagcggggctaaggcaagctccctgcctatCTCCATGCTGcatcccggaagtggccagcaggtccagctcctaggcaggggggtcAGGAGGCTCCATACgctgctctcacctgcaggcaccgctcccccagctcccattggccgcagttcccagccaatgggagggcagggacagcgcgtggagccccgtgccgcccccgcccccctccccaggagccGGACCTGatggccgcttccggggtgcaaaacggtgccaggacaggtagggactagcctgccttaccCCCACAGCACCGCCAACCAACTTTTAATGGGTCGAAacctggacacctggcaaccctagcctggGACCAGGAGAGGTAAACAAACAGCATGTGCACCAAATAGCAGGAAGCAGTAGGGTCTGGCTGCTGCCTCAGCTCTGCAGTGAGAGGTAGGGGAGGAACAGCTGTTTTCCCATAGGGGAATTGACTGAGGGTAAGGGGGaggctgcctggggaggggaggtagGTGTGACTCAAGCTGTTAGGGCGGGGGGGGGTAAGggtcctctctgctcccctggctcagaAGCTTCACTGGCTTGGTCCCAAGGGCTGCCTCCCCCAAGTCAGGCAGGTGGGTGCACAGGAGATAAATGGGTGTGAGATCAGCTCCCCCATGTGCCTCTCCTCCCCATCTGAATTGGAGTGGGAATGGGGACCACAGTGGGTGGGGAAGTAGCATGCTGACTCACTGTGTTGTGCCCTGTCCCAGCGATGTTCCCTAGTTTAGTTTTAATGGCAGATTAACCATTAAGTAGGtggtgcctgcctgcctgctgtgacCTCCTTGGAACCCATTTACCTTTCATTCAATTTCTGATTGCCTATCCACATACTCaggctttctttttttaactctttttgTTTCCACTACTTGTATTTAACAGTATACTGAGattccttggggcagggccttgtCTAAGCTGTTGGGAAAAGTGGTGTGCACATTTCTATATTGCAGCAGAATAAGAAACTCCTTTCTTTACTCCCATCTCCGACTTAATCCCATATCCTGCAAACCTCATTCATCCTCTGGAAGTCGCTTGGGTTCCTGCTGTTAGTGTGAGGACAGTGTGTGATTGTTGTGACTTATAGTTCAGCCCCTTAAACTGGGCAATAGGCTTTCCCCCCCGCGTTTCAACCCTGCTGCTCTGGTGGCTTATAAATAGGCTTGGTAGaatacaattttttatttttttataacttTGATGAGTAATAtcaattgtttattttaaagtttttttgtatttttatcatttttaattttcagttgtgggaaattatgggggagcTCAGATACATTTTAATTACAGTTGAAGTTGAGATTCAAAGAGCTGAACTTTAAAGCacaaaaagagagacaaggtgggtgaggtattatctttctttgggccaactttggttggtgaaagagacaagcttttgtgctccacacataggcactgactccgtgggtgcgccagacctggagcacccacggggggcAGCCCACCTATCAgctcaccccccacctcccccagcgcctcccgcctacTGGTGGGCCCTGCGgatcagcccctccctccccgtgctTTCCGCCTGCGgtgaacagctgttttgtggcatgcagggaggctgggagggagggaggaggagcgaggacgcggcGTGCTCACGGGAGGGGGTGAAGCAGAggcggaaagaggtggggcggggatggggacttgggggaaggagtggagtggggacgggtcctggggcagagccaggggtcgagcaccccccagtGGTTtgaaaagtcagcgcctgtggctCCACAgccctggagaagagctctgtagggtttgaaagcttgtctctttcaccaaccacagttggtccaattaaagatactacctcaccagCCTTGTGGCTCTCATATCCTggtaccaacatggctacaacaatactgcaaaaaCCACTGAGTGTCAATGTCACATGTCAAGATATACAAACTAAATATCCTAAAACCAGAAAAGGTTTGTTGATTTAATTATTCATTCTCTAGTCTATTTGTAACAAGCCTCATTCAAAAGTTTATATCActgaagttctcaagcagcatttttcttgttttccctatctgtaaatttcaatgattACTGATGGAAATATGTTTgtggatttgtgtgtgtatggtgaaatcaacagCTAATTTCCaagttatctgcaaaaaaaaaccctagagttttcaggtgcctaagtatcCCCTgaaatcatggttaaagttgcctttccccccaccaaccaaaatctgaaatggcacccctgGCCAGCCAGGAGTAGCCAGAGGGCTGCAAGAGGGCCCTCGGTTCGGTTCTGGAAGATACAGCCCCCATGTGACAGCACAAAGCCTGCCTTGAGCCACATGCTGAGCACCAGGCACCACAAGCcacacagcagtgcagaagtaagtgtggcaatacaCCATACACCGTGCCACCCTAACTCCCGCGCTGTGGCTGGCGGTGGCATTTGTTACCTCAAGGGGAATAAGGCAACGCATCAAAAAGGAAAACTTTAGAAATGGTAGAGGGGAGATAAAAGGAAAGCCCCTTTTCCCGGAAGAACAGACTCAACTCCCTTCCGTATCTGTCACTGGTGGATTTAGCTTACAATAAgggtgtccctccctccctgtgtgatctaACAGAATGAAGAAAAGACAGGGTACTATGGTGCAAACAAAGGTAAGTGTATTAAGGGTAAAGGTACAGAAAACTGGGGAAAATGGGGGGAAGAAACACAGACATAAACATACAGTGATTCAGTGACTGGCTTTAGGAGCTTGAAGCTCACACCCACAAAACCTCCCTTGGTATTcagaaaaacaataaagaagtcCCAATACAGAAACCTTTCCTACGATTTAGGCACAGTTGACACAGTGTACAGATGCGAAGCCCAGGGCCTTCTACTCGCTGGCTGATTTAGAGCCTTCGAGGAGGACTACTGGGGAGTCCCGACGACAGTTGGATTGCATCACAGGCGGGGAGACCCTCTGGCATGATGGACACCAGGAAAGcaggaccctccacaggtaaGATGGAGTCGGGTCTCTGTGGTGGGGATAGTGATGACAGGCCTCTCCTCCCTCAACCTGGCTGTGGGCTAGATGGCACTCTACTCTCTAGCTCTGGAGCGGTGAGAAGACCTGACCGTGCATGCGCTGCCGCTGGAATGGACAGCTCCGCGCAGATGCTGAGCAAGGTCTTATATAATCTCTAAGGCAGGAAAAGTTTTGAGGGCACAGAATGTTGGGGGTTGGCTTTGGTGGGAAAAACTGGTTCAGTCCGGTTTGAGCCAGAGGACTCCAGTGTCCAAGTTGTAAACAAGTCCGCTTACAAAAATAGAGTCCAAGGCTCATAGTTCATATACTCCATGTTAGATTCTATTAAAGCCAGTGATTTACTTAACATTACTtcaaaaatacattattaaaacaaCTAATTAAACATATTAAACAATACCAACATTACTTCTTTATACCTAAcacattgccttcagagctgagcgccCGGCCAGCACCCACCAGTATCCCGTCACCCTGCCAGTGCTTAGTTTGTGCCAGGTCTGAGCTCTGGCatctctttcaatacaaattaaacatTGGAGGAGGCAGCGGAGCCCAGAGGTGATGGGGTGGGAGAAGCCCAGGGAGCCCATGGGGGCCaggggtgatgtggggggtgctaaaatacaagttcgcccagaatgtcattttccctaaggccggccATCCGCCATATATTAGGCAGAGTGCATGTTGCTCTTCTTCAAAGCAACTGCTATGGGGACCCAGCATGCACCCCCCAGTGCGTGTTGATGCATCTGCTCCATCTCTTCCTCATGTTGCCATTGCTTTTCATTCTCCACATGTTGGTATTTCAACATCATCAACTCAAAGTCTATCTGCATCTTTTCCAACTCAGTATCAGCTCCTTAGGCCTGTCTGACGTgtgccagctgctgctcctcGTGGTGGCTGATCTTGCCCCGTTTGGGGACTGCTTCTGGTTGTGAAAGACCTCTGTCTGTTGTGCAGTGTCCAGTTGTGCCTCCTGATCATTATTGGCTTGGGCTTCTGTAGTGATAAAGGGAACATGTGGTAATGTTGGGGTATTGTCAACAGCATCCTGGTACAGACAGGgcaaaaatatatattcatttcTAAGCAACAACAAGCAACATAGTTACTTCTAgtataagaaaaatatttttcatacacCTTAAATGAGATGAGTCCAAAAGGCCTTACTGTACAGAGACAGACATCATTCTATATTATAACACACAGCAGAAACAATAAGAAAAAGTGTAGCATAACTGAGCACCCAttggaatgatataaaattacagaaattagaATTTGCAAAGAACTAAGAGGAAATCCAGTCTATTCCCCCTGCCTGTGCACAGTTGTCCCCTTCAGTACCTTTTCTACTGCTTTGTGCAGCCAACTTATTAAAGCTCCCAGTCTCTCACTACTTTACTTGGGACACTGGTCATCCCCCATCACAGGTACTTGTGCCCCATAGTACtgccctaaataattcctcttcctttTGGTGTTCACACTCTTCAGTCATAAAGTCTTCTCTTACACATTGCTTACCCAAACTATAAATATTTAGATCTTTCTCCAGATGTCAGCCCCTCAATACTGCCATTTTTAATGTTCTTCACTGAGCTCCCTCCGGTTTGCCACTATCTCTGCCATTTTACTAATTTGTTTAGATTTATTGTCAAATCCTCACCTATTATGCTGGGTGTCTGCACAAAAATTAAAACACAAGcctatataataataaaatacttgaaatatacaaaaacctgcacCTACCACTTAGACATTCAATCACGCAACTACTATTAACAATCAGAAACAGCACAGTGCTAAAACTAACAAACCCCTCCCATGTTTTTCAAccaacatgttttttaaaagaccCCCTTTCTCAAGTGGGTGAAGTCCTGGcctctatggaagtcaatggcaaatctcctaCTGACTCCAATGGGGGTCAGGAGTTCAAccaatatttatttacaaaattacacaagtttccttttttaaaaggtatttagatggAAAATACAAAACTTATCCTAGTTCCCCTGAGGTAATTTACAATTTAACGTCTGGCAGATAAAGAAAAGTGAAGATTAACTGTAATATTTACCTAGAAGACTTAGGCACAaggccagagagagaaatgaagcCACACAGCACTGGATTTACAAGCCTCCCACTCTCTCCTGGAGAAAACTCAAACACCAGCTGAACAATTCAAACCCTAGACCAGACTGCCTCAATGATGTCATGAGATTCCACATTCCTGCCTGCACATTCTCCCGGGTACTCTGATCGCCAATATTCTCCATTGCTAAAGGCCCTGCCCTGGCTTGTCTGCTTATCTTAGCCTTgtcatcaggggcggctctatgtattttgccgccccaagcacggcaatcAGGTggtgcacctgcgggaggtccgctggtaatgcggattcggcggcatgcctgcgggaggtccaccagtcccatggcttcggcgtacccgccaccgaattgctgccgaagccgcgggactggaggacctcccgcaggtatgccgctgaaggctgcctgactgccgccctcacagcaaccggcaggccgcctcccacggcttgccgccccaggcacgcgcttggtgcgctggtgcctggagccgcccctgcatgtcATGTTGTATGGACAGAAAACATTAGAGCAGGACAGAACAGTTTGATGGGGGACAGTTCTATTGTTCTGTGAAATGTTGATACAAGTCAATCATACCaccggtgtgcaggaggcagatTGCCAGAACACCATTAAGCTGAACAATAAAGGGGAAGTATTCCATGCACAATACCTCAGGAGCTCCTAGGCATACCTGGGGACCATGCTCACTGCGACATGCTCTCAGAGGGTATGGCATATACTCCCTGAGAAATACTGGGAGATAGATAGAATAGGGTTGCCAAGAAATAACAGGATATTACTCCTATCTAAACAGAGCGAGAGCTGGACTGTGCTAAGCCCACGTGTGGGTGTGTaaagcaggggctgggacagtAAGCAACATAGTCAGCATGTGGGAAAAAGCCTTCCTTTGGCAACCCCTGCGCATGAGAGGGTTGTAATTACACTCCACTCAGCACAGGGGCCacttcctgcttgtgcttcctggGTCAAAAGCCATCCCATAGAGGAAGGGAGAGCGCAGAGCCATTACCCTGCCTCCACTTTGTAGCCGGCTGGCAGAGTTGGATGGCCACATAGGGAAGCACATGGTGCCCCTTCCCAAGGGACAGGGCTGTGGAAATACTCCTGCTGGGTGGTGCAGCTGTGCACTTCTCTGGACTGGGAGTTATGCCTAAAagtcacaatggggccctaatttACCCCCTGCTTTGGCTCAGCATCCATGATTACCCCTTATTCCAGGTAACTTACACCAAATCACACTTCTTGGAACCCTTAGCACATGCTCACACTCCTTCATTACCAGCGTCCTCTCTAAATTTGGCCTTTAACATGGACCCCAGTGCAAGATGCACAAAGCTGCCTAGAGAAAACATGTTCAACTCCAAACTGTGTTTCAGCATCTATTAAAAGACAGTCTTTGTAATCAAATGCGAAACCACAAAACCCCCAAACGTCAGTGTAAGCAGCACTCCTGAATATTATATGCCATGGCGTGCACTTGCTGCTGTGGAGAAAAACGACAGcaaagaaggaaatgaaagaAAGCATCATCCTGAAATCTGTGGCAATAACTTCAGAGCAAAGACAGCAACACAGAGTGCAGCTGCCTGCTAACTGCTAACCTCAGTTCTGCAGGCCAACTGACAGCAAGCTTGGAAAGCTaggagaaaagcaaagcaaaagagATCTCAAGATGAAGGAAATAGCAGCCTCCACTTTTGGGAGTGGAAGGAAATGGCGTTACCTTCCTCTCTGGTTTGACTTTGGAagccactatatatatataaaaaaaatcaaagacaagACGCTGTAACGTGCTGAGCACCATCCAGGTCCCTCTGAAACCATTGAGAGTTCAGGCTGCTCAGCACCTTACTTGCTCTGGCCACAAAAGTTTGAGTGAGGGAGGTTGCAGCTTGGCAAGTAGCAGATGAGATGTTTATTACATGTGTATCACTGTAACGTCTGCTGAGCAAACAGCATCCCATGCCTCCTATCTGCTAATACACTCATTCAGCAAAAACAGACATATAATATTAAATTGATTTCTCCCCAATTCACCACAGCACTTGGTCCCTGAGCAGAGATGTCAAGTCCTTTTATGGCTCTTTCATAACATTTATAGGAAGATCCTTTCAGGAGGACATCTTGAGAATTTGAGTAAATGTATCATTATTAATCACTGAGGCattgctaaaagaacaggagtacttgtggcaccttagagactaacaaatttatttgagcataagctttcatgggctacagcccacttcatcggatgcatagaatggaacatatagtaaggagatatatatacacatacagagaacatgaaaaggtgggagtgaGGCATTGCTATTTCTCCAGTAGCCATCAGGGATGCAAGAAACTTAACTGCAAAAAGCAGAATGGGTGCCACACATCTCCATTCCACCATTGcaatggtgctggaactaggggtgctgtcgcactccctggcttgaagtagtaataacaaacacctaATACATGGTTTTCATCATTAGCACCCCCGCTATAAAAATTGCTCCAGGGCTCCTGCACCATTGACTCAGAAGGCAAACGCTACTTCCATAAACCTTCTGGAGCTCCCTATTTCTCCACTTGCACAGCTTCTGAGCATACAAATACCTAGTGCTGGTGCACCTGCCAAAGTAATCAGATCTTCAGAAAAAGCACTTAAAAACAGTGTTGAAAATTCTCATTCAAAGCTAAAGATGGGATTCTATGCACTCATGTATCAGGGTGGGTGCAGCAGCCTGGGATTTGAAAATCCAGACATAAACTGACACTACACTGGATGACTGATATATAAGGAATGGTCTCAATAATTTAATGTCTTTCTCATCTATAGCTTCTACGATCCTGCTCTCCACACATCACCTACCAATGAGACACACTCACATTGCCTTGgaataaatgactacacaaggtactGGGCTATGAAGAATCAAGCCCCCTGTTTATTTACATGACATAAGTGACAAATACCATGTCGATAGGTGCCTCATAAATGCTAATAATAATACATAGGCCAAATTTGGAGGCTCATACTCCTTTCACCCATGCCCCACTACAAACAGAACACAAATTGTGTTTTATCTAAAGTACTTCCAAGGCCCCCATCTCTACAGTAGCTGAGCACCTCCCACTCTGTTAAAGTATTTATGCTCACACCATGCCTGCGACGTACTATCATTCCTATTTTATTGATGGGAAGAAAGGCAtggagaaactaagtgacttgtgcaaggttacacaggaaagtctgtagcagagcagagatTGAACCTGGATTTCCTAAGACCCAGGCTGATGCCCTAACCAATAGATCCTTTCTTGCTCTCCAAACCTAAAAATTTATCTCAGTGATAATAGTAAGGATGTGGGAGGGCAGGTAATGTGACAGTTCAGACCCTTAGCAACAGAGAGCATGTAATATGTTGTGGCAACAGAGTGATTATGATGTCAGCAGAGTGTGGCAATGACATCACTGTGGCAGTTTAGAAAAGTAGCTTGGTTTGGGTTTTAATGGTGTGGGCCTGTTGGAGCAGCTGGGGTTGAATTTTCTGCATGGGGGACTTGTGAAACAGAGGCTGCTGTGTGTATCTCTAATGTTTAGTCTAGTCTCCTCCACTACTTTTGTGCCTGAATCAACTATGGTAATTCTTCAGTTTTCCTTATCTTCTTCATTAGCTTTAGGCAATAATGTAGCTCAGGAGTATTAGAGAATGAGTTTTGTTGCCTGTCTAAATCTTCTTATAAAGATGACTTTTGTGCGTCATTCCTCCTTTATAAAATGTCTAAATAAATACCGTGTAGCTTGGGATAAGAGACAGGTTGCACTCTTATTTCAAAAAAGTCAGTTGAAAGGATGCTTTTGACCCTGATTAGTGGCAGATTGCATCTTGCAAGCACTGTTCTGTGTTGAGGGCAGTGAGGGGCTGCTTCATTCTAAGGGGTCTTCAGGATGGATTGTACCTCCGGAAAAGAGAAGTTATCTTTCCCAGAGCTCCAGGGAGTGTGTTGGCTGTGCTATGCCATACGATGATGCAGCCTACCTTCTTTCGGGCCCCAGCCAAATCTATTGGTTGGTGTAGAAGAGGATGGTTTCATATTTCCACCTCATCCTTGCGtagtttggggccagatttttaaaggtatttgggaacttaaagatgcagataggtgccaagtgggattttcagaattgcctaggtgcctaattcccagtggtttcaataggagttaggcaccatggttcttctgaaaatcccactaggcacctatctacatttgcaggtgcttaaatacctttcaaaatccatCCCGTGGCTTCTTAGGGGTCACTTGCTTAAAAGTACATCTATGCTTTTCCCCAATCTGTGCCAGGACACCCCCGGAGATACCTTGACTTCATCAGATGTCTCCCATGTTGAGACGGAGTCTCTGCATGTTAAAGACCAGGAGACACAAGCCGATTTGGAGCGGCTCAGCAACCTGGAGGGGTCGGAATATTCAGACCAAGCTGGTACAGCATTAAAGGAAATGCAGACAGGGTTTGAATTTACTGTGCAGATAGCTCAGTATAAAGACAACAAGAAGCAGCGGCAGCATGAGAAGATGGTAAGTGGAAGTGAAAATTCAGCCAGAGGTAAGATTATGGTGTAAAATGGGAGATGTCGTCCAGCCAGGGAGCTCAGCCCCTAAAGGAGAGTGGGAGCATGGGACATCTGAGGCACCTCTCTCATGAGGCAGCAGCTTGGATGGACACAGATTAATATTGAACTgacttgaaatgaaacattttgatttggttcaatgaatcaaaatgttctgatttGGGTCAATCTGACCTCAACAAAATAGTTCATTTAGATTTTCCTAtagaaaaattttgattttgcagacattgtattttctgttgaaaaaaaaaaatcaacagaaaattcccaaccagctctataaaATACCTTTTCAAAGGAAACTGATAGATATTATAGGACTAGTGAGTCAGTAGGTGAATATATAATTGCCCAAAGTTTTAGGTACATGAGACCAAATCTGTCCCATTAAAGCCTGATTAGGTCTCTTATATCAGCTTAAATATGAATTGATACCTACTCCCAATTTGTACCAGGATGCTTCCAGAGGTACCCCAACATCATCATACATCCCAGATGATATGACAGAGGGCTTGGATGGTAAGAGCCAAGCAGCCCATTTGGAGAACAGGACAAAGAGAGAAGCTGATGCTTTGCAGCCAGAAGGATTCACCAGCATGGGTGAGATCAGCAATTTGGAGGAGCTGGAACAGCCATGTGGCAGACGCATTACAGCCACTGATCTCGAGCTGGAGAAGATGAGGTGGGATTCTGCCCTGACCAGGCTGAAACACAAACATGAAGACAATGAAAAGCAACGGCAGCATGAGAAGACTATGGAGCAGATACGTCAACAGGCAACACCCAGATCAGTaagtgggaatgggaaaaaagcGGTGGGCATGACAGAGAGGGAAACTATTTCCACACTTCCATAAAGCCTCATTCCTTTGAGTATTCCTTCCTCAAGAACATTTTCATTCTGCTTTTAAATTAGAGGTGGGAATGTGATCCCTACAGCTCACACTGTTGCTCACAGAGAAGTCAAGATATTGCTTCCTCTAAGAACAGCCCCCTAAGACTGTGATACAA is a window encoding:
- the TMEM247 gene encoding transmembrane protein 247 — translated: MQTGFEFTVQIAQYKDNKKQRQHEKMDASRGTPTSSYIPDDMTEGLDGKSQAAHLENRTKREADALQPEGFTSMGEISNLEELEQPCGRRITATDLELEKMRWDSALTRLKHKHEDNEKQRQHEKTMEQIRQQATPRSLGQGLHDLLQPQNQYTLFLYCFIFIHLIYTVRELAFYFVIKHYLFCFAIVLYFIFKKIFQDCKNKKKCC